Proteins encoded within one genomic window of Triticum aestivum cultivar Chinese Spring chromosome 2D, IWGSC CS RefSeq v2.1, whole genome shotgun sequence:
- the LOC123050787 gene encoding peroxidase 12, with amino-acid sequence MASRAAAALVVVALACAAVHSAAAGLSPDFHAVSCPDLEHIVKYHVAEAFRKDVGVAPALIRILFHDCFPQGCDASVLLTGNNSEQGMGPNLTLRPVALNLIESIRAAVHRACGRTVSCADLTVLATRDSLVLAGGPHFDVALGRRDALAPASQDLVFTLPAPSFTVPELLKSFGDRNLDKADLVSLSGAHTFGIAHCSSFSDRFTPDVDTNPAIDPNFAAKLKAKCAKDVPAGTVNQTLDVRTPDVFDNKYYFDLIAKQGLFKSDQGLIVHPDTTRMATRFSLNQGAFFEQFAKSMVKMSNMDLLTGSQGEIRFNCAVPNSRVEGIETASDEGHAAAM; translated from the exons ATGGCGTCCAGAGCAGCAGCGGCCCTCGTCGTCGTGGCCTTGGCCTGCGCCGCCGTCCATTCGGCAGCGGCGGGGCTCTCGCCGGACTTCCACGCGGTGTCCTGCCCGGACCTGGAACACATCGTCAAGTACCACGTTGCCGAGGCCTTCCGCAAAGACGTCGGCGTCGCCCCCGCCCTCATCCGCATCCTCTTCCACGACTGCTTCCCGCAG GGCTGCGACGCCTCGGTGCTCCTAACCGGGAATAACAGCGAGCAGGGGATGGGGCCCAACCTGACGCTCCGGCCGGTGGCGCTCAACCTCATCGAGAGCATCCGCGCCGCCGTGCACCGCGCCTGCGGCCGGACCGTCTCCTGCGCCGACCTCACCGTCCTTGCTACCCGCGACTCCCTCGTGCTG GCTGGCGGACCCCACTTCGACGTGGCTCTGGGCCGACGTGACGCGCTAGCCCCAGCGTCGCAGGACCTCGTCTTCACCCTACCGGCGCCATCCTTCACCGTGCCGGAACTCCTCAAGTCCTTCGGCGACCGGAACCTCGACAAGGCGGACCTGGTGTCCCTCTCTGGCGCGCACACCTTCGGCATCGCCCACTGCTCCTCCTTTTCCGACCGCTTCACGCCGGACGTCGATACCAACCCGGCAATCGACCCCAATTTCGCCGCCAAGTTAAAGGCCAAGTGTGCCAAGGACGTGCCTGCGGGCACTGTCAACCAGACACTCGATGTGCGTACGCCGGACGTGTTCGACAACAAGTACTACTTTGATCTCATCGCCAAGCAGGGCCTGTTCAAGTCGGACCAGGGCCTCATCGTCCACCCCGACACCACGCGTATGGCGACGCGGTTCTCACTCAACCAGGGGGCGTTCTTCGAGCAGTTCGCCAAGTCCATGGTGAAGATGAGCAACATGGACTTGCTCACCGGCAGCCAGGGCGAGATCCGGTTCAACTGCGCCGTCCCCAACAGCCGTGTCGAGGGTATTGAGACCGCCAGCGACGAGGGCCATGCCGCCGCCATGTAA